A window of Streptomyces sp. SAI-127 contains these coding sequences:
- the folP gene encoding dihydropteroate synthase: MLRLGRREFDAHEPVIMAIVNRTPDSFYDQGATFLDEPALARVEQAVAEGAAIIDVGGVKAGPGEEVSAAEEARRTVGFVAEVRRRFPDVIISVDTWRASVGEAVCEAGADLLNDAWGGVDPGLAEVAARYGVGLVCTHAGGAEPRTRPHRVTYDDVMADILRVTVGLAERAVALGVPRESVMIDPGHDFGKNTRHSLEATRRLGEMVGTGWPVLVSLSNKDFVGETLDKPVKERVVGTLATTAVSAWLGAQVYRVHEVAETRQVLDMVASIAGHRPPAVARRGLA, translated from the coding sequence ATGCTCAGGCTGGGCAGGCGTGAATTCGACGCGCACGAGCCGGTGATCATGGCGATCGTGAACCGGACCCCCGACTCCTTCTACGACCAGGGAGCCACGTTCCTCGACGAGCCCGCGCTCGCGCGCGTGGAGCAGGCGGTGGCCGAAGGGGCCGCCATCATCGACGTCGGCGGGGTCAAGGCCGGGCCCGGGGAAGAGGTCTCCGCGGCGGAGGAGGCGCGGCGGACCGTCGGGTTCGTGGCGGAGGTGCGGCGGCGGTTCCCGGACGTGATCATCAGCGTCGACACCTGGCGGGCGTCCGTCGGTGAGGCCGTGTGCGAGGCGGGGGCGGATCTGCTCAACGACGCGTGGGGCGGGGTCGATCCGGGGCTCGCCGAGGTCGCCGCGCGGTACGGGGTGGGGCTGGTGTGCACGCACGCGGGCGGCGCCGAGCCGCGTACCCGGCCGCATCGGGTGACGTACGACGACGTCATGGCCGACATTCTGCGGGTGACCGTGGGGCTCGCCGAGCGGGCGGTGGCTCTGGGGGTGCCCCGGGAGTCCGTGATGATCGATCCCGGGCACGACTTCGGGAAGAACACGCGGCACAGTCTCGAGGCGACCCGGCGGCTCGGGGAGATGGTCGGGACGGGGTGGCCCGTGCTGGTGTCCCTGTCCAACAAGGACTTCGTGGGCGAGACCCTGGACAAGCCGGTGAAGGAACGGGTGGTCGGGACGCTGGCGACCACCGCGGTGTCGGCGTGGCTGGGGGCGCAGGTGTACCGGGTGCACGAGGTCGCCGAGACCCGGCAGGTGCTGGACATGGTGGCGTCGATCGCGGGGCATCGGCCTCCGGCGGTCGCGCGTCGAGGGCTGGCGTAG
- a CDS encoding TIGR00730 family Rossman fold protein: MATGNPEGKKQPPEEQRLGPVLRRRGQVTASTTDQRLLDAGGPSDWVHTDPWRVLRIQSEFIEGFGTLAELPPAISVFGSARTPADSPEYEAGVRLGRGLVEAGFAVITGGGPGAMEAANKGACEANGTSVGLGIELPFEQGLNPYVDIGLNFRYFFVRKMMFVKYAQGFVVLPGGLGTLDELFEALTLVQTQKVTRFPIVLFGSEYWGGLVDWLKNTLIAQGKASEKDLLLFHVTDDVDEAVALVSKEAGR, encoded by the coding sequence ATGGCTACCGGGAACCCCGAGGGCAAGAAGCAGCCGCCGGAGGAGCAGCGCCTGGGACCTGTCCTCCGCAGGCGGGGACAGGTCACGGCGAGCACGACCGACCAGCGCCTGCTGGACGCGGGCGGTCCCTCGGACTGGGTCCACACCGACCCCTGGCGCGTTCTGCGCATCCAGTCGGAGTTCATCGAGGGCTTCGGCACGCTCGCCGAACTCCCGCCCGCGATCAGCGTGTTCGGCTCCGCGCGAACGCCTGCGGACTCTCCGGAGTACGAGGCGGGCGTGCGGCTCGGCCGGGGCCTGGTGGAGGCCGGCTTCGCCGTCATCACCGGCGGCGGCCCCGGTGCCATGGAGGCGGCCAACAAGGGTGCCTGCGAGGCGAACGGCACCTCCGTCGGCCTCGGCATCGAGCTCCCGTTCGAGCAGGGGCTCAACCCCTACGTCGACATCGGCCTCAACTTCCGCTACTTCTTCGTCCGCAAGATGATGTTCGTGAAGTACGCGCAGGGTTTCGTGGTCCTGCCGGGCGGACTCGGCACCCTGGACGAGCTGTTCGAGGCGTTGACGCTGGTCCAGACCCAGAAGGTCACCCGCTTCCCGATCGTCCTCTTCGGCAGCGAGTACTGGGGCGGACTGGTCGACTGGCTCAAGAACACCCTGATCGCCCAGGGCAAGGCGTCGGAGAAGGACCTGCTGCTGTTCCACGTGACGGACGACGTGGACGAGGCGGTGGCGTTGGTGTCCAAGGAGGCGGGTCGGTAG
- the dapE gene encoding succinyl-diaminopimelate desuccinylase, with protein MADTPLDLSLDAAQLTAQLVDFPSESGSEKPLADAIETALRALPHLTVDRHGNNVVARTDLGRPERVILAGHIDTVPIAGNVPSRLDDEGYLWGCGTCDMKSGVAVQLRIAATVPEPNRDLTFIFYDNEEVAAHLNGLGHVAEAHPEWLEGDFAVLLEPTDNQVEGGCQGTLRVLLTFKGERAHSARAWMGTNAIHKAAPALAKLAAYEPRKPVVDGLEFHEGLNAVRVEGGVATNVIPDSCTLTVNFRYAPDRSEAEAEAFVRDFFADCGVDEFTVDDHTGGARPGLTHPVAQAFMAAVGGVARPKFGWTDVSRFSALGVPAVNYSPGQPLLAHKVDERVKVSLIPEAEEKLRAWLTS; from the coding sequence ATGGCCGACACCCCTCTTGACCTTTCGCTGGACGCAGCTCAGCTCACCGCGCAGCTCGTCGACTTCCCCTCCGAGAGCGGCAGCGAGAAGCCCCTGGCGGACGCGATCGAGACCGCCCTGCGCGCCCTGCCGCACCTGACGGTCGACCGCCATGGCAACAACGTCGTCGCCCGCACCGACCTCGGCCGTCCGGAACGCGTCATCCTCGCCGGCCACATCGACACGGTCCCCATCGCGGGCAACGTCCCCTCCCGCCTCGACGACGAGGGCTACCTGTGGGGCTGCGGCACCTGCGACATGAAGTCCGGGGTCGCCGTCCAGCTGCGGATCGCGGCGACGGTCCCCGAGCCCAACCGCGACCTCACCTTCATCTTCTACGACAACGAAGAGGTCGCGGCACACCTCAACGGCCTGGGACATGTGGCCGAGGCCCACCCCGAGTGGCTGGAGGGCGACTTCGCGGTCCTTCTGGAGCCGACGGACAACCAGGTCGAGGGCGGCTGCCAGGGAACTCTGCGGGTGCTGCTGACGTTCAAGGGAGAGCGTGCGCATTCAGCGCGCGCGTGGATGGGGACCAACGCGATCCACAAGGCCGCTCCCGCCCTCGCGAAGCTGGCGGCCTACGAGCCGCGCAAGCCGGTGGTGGACGGGCTCGAGTTCCACGAGGGTCTCAACGCGGTGCGGGTGGAGGGCGGCGTGGCCACGAACGTCATCCCCGACTCCTGCACGCTGACGGTCAACTTCCGTTACGCCCCGGACCGCAGCGAGGCCGAGGCGGAGGCCTTCGTGCGGGACTTCTTCGCGGACTGCGGGGTCGACGAGTTCACCGTCGACGACCACACCGGCGGTGCCCGCCCCGGCCTCACCCACCCCGTCGCCCAGGCCTTCATGGCGGCGGTCGGGGGCGTCGCCCGCCCCAAGTTCGGCTGGACGGACGTGTCCCGCTTCAGCGCGCTCGGCGTGCCCGCGGTGAACTACAGCCCCGGTCAGCCGCTGCTCGCGCACAAGGTGGACGAGCGGGTGAAGGTGTCGCTGATTCCGGAGGCGGAGGAGAAGCTGAGGGCCTGGCTGACGTCGTGA